The DNA sequence CGCCAAGCCCCCAACCGCCAGTCGCCGTGCGTTTGCCCGGACGGGGCGTCCGGTTCGCCCTGCGGGCGTACGGTGGCGGAGTGCGCGTAAACCACCGCGACCACGTCCGGCACCGAGGGGACGGGGCTGGGGGCGCCCTGCCGGCCGCCCGCCATGGCCGCTCCACCGGCGGCGGAGACGAACAGCGCCGCGCCGCAGATGTCGTGTTCCCGATCGGGCACTTCCGAAGAAGTACAACAAGCGGACACATCATTCACAATGAGGTTATGGCGGGTCAGAAAAGATTCGACAAGAGCGGCCGGGTCACCCGGGTCACCCACGCGCCACTCGAACCGGGAGCGTTCCCACGCCTGGTCACGGCACGATGCCGGAATGCCAGGGATGTCCCTGGCCGGACCATGGGTGGGGTATAGACCGACCGGCTTCATTCGTCTCGTCCGAACGGTTGATAAATGAAAACGCCCAGCGTCACCTGCTCGTAAAAGGCTCGTTCGGCTTGGTAGCGTGCGTCACTGTTCATGTGATCGACCGCACACCGGCGCCGGTTCGCCTCTGACCGAGCAACCACGCCCTCACCCCTAACCGAATCGCGGAGAACCCCGAGATGTTGTGCCAGCACCAACCGCAGTGCCCGTCCGCCGACGCCATCGACCACGATGCCGCCAAGGTGGTGGCTTCCTTCCCGGAGCAGGGCTGGAGCCTCCTCTGCAACGGTGTCATCGTCTTCGAGGACACCGGCGAGCTGCTCCCCGACGGGTCGAGCGTCGCCCCGCACCGCGGTCCCGCGGTGCACGCGATGGCCTGACGGATCACACCCTAAGGCTCTCACCAGGCGGCAGAGCTGCCGCCGTCCCCGCCACGCCGGCCGGCCCGAGGTTGTGTCCAGGCCGGCGCGACGCGGGGTTTCATCGGCTCACCGCCGTCAGGCGAACGCCTCCGGCGGCGGGCAGGAGCAGACCAGGTTCCGGTCGCCGTACGCCCCATCGATCCGGCGCACCGGCGGCCAGTACTTCCCCGCCCGCTCCGACGCGCTCGACCGCGCCGGGTACGCCGCGACGCTGCGCGGGTAGGCGTGGGGCCACTCGTCCCCGGTCACCATCGACGCCGTATGCGGCGCGTTGACCAGCGGATTGTCGTCGGAGGGCCAGTCACCCGAGCCGACCTTGTCGATCTCGCGGCGGATCGAGATCATCGCGTCCACGAACCGGTCCAGCTCGGCCAGGTCCTCGCTCTCGGTCGGCTCCACCATCAGGGTGCCCGCCACCGGGAACGACATCGTCGGGGCGTGGAAGCCGTAGTCGATCAGGCGCTTGGCCACGTCGTCGACGCTCACGCCGGTCGCCTTCGTGATCGGACGCAGGTCCAGGATGCACTCGTGCGCGACCAGGCCCTTGTTGCCGCTGTACAGCACCGGGTAGTGCTCGCGCAGCCGCGCCGCGACGTAGTTGGCCGCCAGCACCGCGGTGCCGGTCGCGGCCGCCAGCCCGTCCGGGCCCATCATCCGCAGGTACGCCCACGGGATGGGCAGGATCGAGGCGCTGCCGTGCGGCGCCGCGCTGATCGCGGACACGTCGTTCGAACCGGGCAGGAACGGCGCCAGGTGCGCGCGCACCGCCACCGGGCCGACGCCGGGGCCGCCGCCGCCGTGCGGGATGCAGAACGTCTTGTGCAGGTTCAGGTGCGACACGTCCGCGCCGAACTTGCCCGGCTTGGCGAAGCCG is a window from the Catellatospora sp. TT07R-123 genome containing:
- a CDS encoding DUF5999 family protein, with the protein product MCQHQPQCPSADAIDHDAAKVVASFPEQGWSLLCNGVIVFEDTGELLPDGSSVAPHRGPAVHAMA